Sequence from the Cucumis sativus cultivar 9930 chromosome 1, Cucumber_9930_V3, whole genome shotgun sequence genome:
tgaattggtAGTGGATGGAATGATGAACAAAGAGTTGACACCACTGTGGTGGTGGATTCAATGACGgtcacaaaattaaattatgatgaTCAAGAAATTACTTGTGGATCCGAGGAGCAACAAAATCCTAACATGTTTTTCAAGTCCACCGATGATGATCATCACTCTTTGTTTTTAATGGAACAACCTTATAATATTCAAACCGCTACAAATCTTTACCATGATGTTGTCACAACTACAACTAGCCAAGTGTTACCAATGGCTTTCCCTTTTGAGGCCATTTCCATTGGGTATACTCCAACGTTGTTGCCATGTTCATCACTGGATCAACCAACACAATTTCTTGCCAACAATCGAACCATTAATAATTGTTGTTCCTTAACAAATCCGGATGAGTTGTTGTCTTGTCATCCTATGTTTCAAACACAGTTGTTACATCCTCCTCCCCTCAATTTCTCCAATGGAATTATACCCAAATGCCCAACAAAGGTAAGAATTTGAATTAGTTGCTATATTTACTCTCATGATTAGCTCTATTAATTGTTGAACAATTTTTCATAGCTTATGTtcgtataataataatttcaaattttcaatttcttttttcgtttttagaATGTATGTTTGGTTCTCTCCCTATCTCTACAATGGTTTTCActcattttaaagaaatacttcaattttccgtctaacaatttaaaaaaaaaggtttaataaactatttattttattctcgTTTGGTTAtcgtttgattttttaaaattaagcttataaattaggctttcatttcaatttgCTAACGTTTCCGTTCTttgttcttgaattttttaacaaaatatgaaaagttgaaatatcAGTGGGTACTTGAAAATGATGCACACCCATGGTAAGAATGTGAGTAAGAAAATgcttaatatttaaaaacaaaatgatactGAACAAGAccttaatttttcaaactttaagtTGATTAAAAACACGGGTAcaaattgcatttttttagttgGACTTTGGCTTATGCTGTAATGGATCTTTCTTGCTCCATGTGAGCATTCCTTTCGCTCACGTCTTGGACTTCTTCCTTGTTTGAAGTGAcgatattcttttttttttgggtttgagGTATATGAAACAAATACCTACATGGATGtgttgttaaatatatatatatatatatatatatatcggataataaaatatgaaaattcaaatatggAAGCAGTGTTTATAaccttaattttcataaataaaaaatagttattaatttgGTCGGTTGAACAAAATTTCAGTTGATGGGTTGTGATGAAGTTGTCGAAGATTGGAGTAGGGTTGAGAGGGAAAACGAAAGTAAAGAAATTGCAATAATCAAAAGGCCAAGAAGTGACAATTTGCCATCCCCATTACCCACTTTTAAGGTGCATTACATAATACATTCACATTCCATCAAACTTTTTGGCTACAGATTGAGCTTTcctttaattcaaaataactttttttcttctccaaaggTTCGAAAAGAGAAGCTTGGCGACAAGATCACAGCTCTTCAACAACTTGTTTCCCCTTTTGGAAAGGTGAATTTCTTAATCTtccactatattttttatagttgaCAATGTTATAGAGAAAGTAATAGTACTAAATAGTTCTGTTGTTGTGGCCGTACGAATTAGAAGTGATAACAAGAGATTGGGCAAGGATTCTATTGTTTAATAAGTCTGTGAACAAAACATGTTAAAAAGGTTTAAAACTAGAACTTTTGTTCATATGATTATTGCagctaaaaaaataagtacaTGTTTGGTACACAAAGGTTTTGATTACTCTGTCATTGAACTTCAAAATTGGTATTCATATAGTATGCCGAGTAGTTAGTTGACTTAGTAAAGTGATGATTTCCATTTACTAAAAGAGTTgagttgtattttttatatttattgaagaaattaaaaacctATTTCAAACATGTATGAGTGCCcaattaattagaaattaaattcaaatgttaaGAACCAAAAAGTGTTAGTTTTAAGAACTTAAGAATAAATTCGGATCCTACTACTGTCTCtaatataatcatttttgttattcataTCCACATTTTAGACTGATACTGCCTCAGTTCTACATGAAGCAATTGAGTACATCAAGTTTCTTCACAACCAAATTCGTGTAAGTACATCTTATTGTCTTCTTCATTCCTTTACAACCAAGACCtaacccaaaaaagaaaaaacatgtaAACAAGcacataaataattaattaatttggacATGCTTGTAATCTTTTTGGGGGTTCTATTAATTGTCAAATATGCATTCAGGTTTTGAGTACTCCATATATGGAAATTGGAGACCAAAATCAAGAGccaaaggtaaaaaaaaaaaaaccatatttcTATATTGTatactaagaaaaaaatacgGATTTTTTGAacatgtttataaaattttttgaTGACAAGCAGATTATTAGTgaggaagaattgaagaacaCCAACGAGAATATGAAAGAAGATCTAAGAAGTCGAGGACTTTGTCTAGTGACAATTCCAAGTACAGTTGCATTAGCAAATGGTAATATACTTAATTTCTGGTCTCCCACATTTGGAGGTACTTTTAGATAAAGTAATGAAGCTGACACTAATAATGTGAGTCAAAAACTGACATTATAGGAGTACGATATCGGTTAGGTGTTCAACATTAAAGAATGTGGTATTAAAAGTGTTCAATGTCAATCACATGTAATGTCGGTTTCAACCAATATTGGACATTTTTAATAGTACTGTCTTCGATATCGGTCCAACTTTggacattttaattttctgaACTATATTTAAGCTGACATGAAATAGTTGGCAGCCAAAGTAGGGATGTGAATGCTTTAGTTTAACTGCTGAGCAAGAAAATTGGTGTGGACATACTATGTTTAATTTGCAGATTGTAATCTCAGTTTGAAAGATAGGCTTTGTGTTGGGCCAGCTACAAACGTAACCAACTTCAGCTTAGGatgattttgttattgatGAGGGTTATAGGCTACTATCACTATCTAAACTATGTTGACAGTTGAATTCAATTCACTGAGCCATCATACTTCGGGTTTAATATCTatgattttcaataatatttcaagATCCTATCTTTTTTCACGAAATCGAGGGTTAAATTTTTCTATCACACATACAGTTTATAAACACGCAGCTCGTATAACACTTGAATtgcaaaacaataattttattttattttagcacatataaatttttattaactaaTGAAATAGCCTTTAATGAATTTGACTTCAATTGTGTCAACATGATAAGTTGAGACTGTTATCATTTTACTAGTTAATGAAATAATTGTTCGTAACCATTATTACAAGATGAGTTGTAAATCTACGTTGTCACCAAGATATATATAAGACACTTAACCTTATAAGACACTTAACCTTGTgtatatactatagacccttttgAGTTGTTGTCTAAACATGATCTCTATGTACCTATCTGTCAACGATTCgttgttttctttattcataaattaatatcGTTGGCTTTTACTTTATTGGATGAATTTATGCATGATTTTGAGTGTGTTtggattacattttcaaatgtttaattgtaaaaataaattattttgaagataGTTGAAGTGTTTGACAGCCCTTCCAAAATAACATttgaaatgtattttaatcaattttgttttatcaaaaaatatatattttgttttcttaaagaaaTGGGTGGATCTAAAAACCAATTGACAATAAGAGCAATAACACATCTATCTTATAAGAAGTGTGAGTCTCCTTAGTTTTCTCAATATGTAATTCTCAACATCTCAACAAATATATCCAACAAGAGAGTTGTTATGAAAGCAAGCAGAAAAAGTAATGACACAAAGATTGATAGCCCTGTTCGGTGCAAAAAAACCACCTACGCTTGAGGAACAATATGCCTGGTGAAATAAAACTTCACAATATAAAGAGTTTAACAATTACAACGAAAGTACTTATATGTCGAACTACTTCTTCGATGACTCACGTATAACTTGCTATTCAAACAATTCAACTTAAGCTTCCCTAATCTTGAGCTCAATCCCTtcaatttcacaaaaattctttttcatgCTTAATTTGCATATGAGACCCTCTGATTACACTATAATTTGAATCCCCCTAACTAAAGTGAGATTCTCTCATATTTGCTATATGTTaaggcaaaacaaacaaatcatgGAAAAACTAGATTAACACAAATCATGCAACAAACCAATAACTACGATGGCAGAAGCAAACCAAACAATACACAAGCAACCCACAAGTTGGCCGACAAACCAAGAGCCACAACCACACATTCAATTttcatgagtttttttatGAACATTTTTATGTTAAGTTAACCCCAACTAACCCCTGAATATCAACAAATAGGTTATGTTTACAAAATCAGGAACTTAaggagagaaaacaaaaaagaaaatagcatTCAAAACACCCAAACATAaccaaacaaccaaaataaaagTCAACAATCACCACTAGCAGGAGCAGCATCATTATATCCATGACCCATATTTCAAGTACCTAGAAGCATGATCTGTGCGTGAACGCATCACTTGAAGCTTTGCGCTCTGTAGAGTGCTGAATCAGAAGGTAAATTTTTCCTTGGATTCTACAAAGAAGACACCCATGTGATGCATCAAGCTAAGCTTGCCGGACTCGTGAAAGATACCAAATTTGTGGGATGAGGAACACTCCTTAACCACCCCAATTTTATGCAGAAGTGCATATTTGACACTTAAATTAGACAACAGTAATTGTGTATTCTTAAGCCAAGCTTTATTCACAATTAAGAAACAAGATATCAATATAATGGATTAACAAATTGCAAATTAAATAGAAGTGgaaataaacataattcaCGTATATATGTGTAGCCtcttactttcattttttaactttgatgTATAACTATACATTCCTAACGAGCAGCAAGTACGGAAATTGTTAGATCATTTACAGAGTTGACTCCTTCGGTACTGGACTTGGTACTAGTGGATGGATCTCCTTCactgatttttctttttaaaatgaaagcaGGTTTCTTTGGGCAAGGAAGATTCGCTTCATTTTCCAACATAAAAACGACAGTCGACATGGTCGGGCGATCGGTCGGATCCTCTTGCACACATAATAGCCCAATTTGGAGGCATCTAGTGATTTCATACTCAAAGCTTGATCCTTCCAAACTTGAGTCTACCAATTCCATTGCATTGTCCAATTTCCAGAGCTCCCAAACCTTAAAAGTtgtaaaagaaacatatataccattattttctttgatataGATTAAGCAGATGAAGGCTAAACTAACTGGAAACTTTTTGTTGATGTTGATACGTTTTGATGatatatacaataaatttGCTTACTTGTCCAATCAAGTTTACGTAGTTGGATACATAGCTAGTGTTCTTTTTGCCTGTAATTATCTCTAGCACCAGAACTCCAAAACTATAAACATCAGATTTCACTGAAAATAAACCGTCCATTGCATATTCTGGCGACATATAACCGctgttgaaacaaaaattaatgaaaaaacttttaaccatgaataataaatagttATGGGctttctattaaattttaacaattaagTTAATTATGCAAATGAGCCAACCTACATGAGATGTTCGGGTGCACTCCCTTTACACCTTAAtccaataatttaataatattgtttaagaaaaaaacaaaaaatatataataatacatacGTTGATATCTTTTCTTATACTAATTAAGATATTGATGTAATAATTCACAATAATGACTAGATATGACCGAGTTAATCACACTTTAGAAGGTAGAATTACTTACTATGTTCCTACAATGCGATCTGTGTTTGCTTGAATTTGATCTTGGCCAAATATTCTTGCCAAACCAAAATCCGCGATTTTGGGATTTAAATCAACATCCAATAATATATTACTTGTCTTCAAATCTCGATGGATGATTTTCAACCTAGAATCTTGATGAAGATATAGCATCCCTCGAGCAATGCCACGTACAATTTCAAAACGTTTTTTCCAGTCGAGCAAAGCTCTCTTGCTATCATCTACAACAGAAGTATTAGTCAAATTAAAGAACACCATGAAGTAAGATATAAAAACTATgataagcaaaaaaaaaaaaaaaaagaaaaaaaaagttattttaaaagagatGTTAAATTAAGAAACTTTACCAAAGATGAAAGTGTCCAAGCTTTTGTTTGGCAAGTATTCATACACaatcattttctcttcatttttaacGCAGTAACCTAAAATTTTGACAAGGTTTCTATGTTGAAGCTTTGCAATTAAATTAACTTCATTCTTGAACTCTCCAACTCCTTGCCCTGAATTTTTAGCCAACCTTTTAACTGCTATTTCCGCTCCATTTGTAAGCTTCCCctgaaataattaataatataatgtgTCTAAAGTCATCCAAACTCCCCACAAAATTAAACAGCCCTACTATAATATGGGTCCAATAAGAGTCTATAGGCACAGTTTGGGTATTAAAAGCTATAGCTAATTATATTAGTAAGTTGAAATATTACCTTATAAACTGCACCGAAGCCACCTTTTCCAAGCTTGTTATTAAGTGAAAAAGCGTCAGTTGCCTTTGCTATGGTCAAGAAGTCGTATATAGGTAAATCTGAGTTTGTTCTACTTTCATCAAATTCATTTGGATTTAGAGTGTTGCCTAAATCATAAGATAAACTCGTCGATCTCTCCCTTCCTatgtcattaattaaaataatatgtatcCTTTAGCAACAATCAAATAAGAACACAAGAGGAAATAGAAAGTATTTAAAGTAAAGTTACTTACTTTTTCTAGCCAATTTCCATAAATAGATTAACGACGTCACGAGTAACACCAACGCGACAACAGACACAACAACAATTACTATCACCTTCTTTGTCGAAGGACGATTAGAATTTTGTGTATATTGAGCTGCAAATcaagagagaaatggaaattgaaacattttaaatttggttatagGGAAAAAATTCCAAAGAAATACGATAGGGGAGAATTGAAAAGCTCACCTAATTCAATAGCATCAACTCTTACATGTAGATCTTGACCTGTGTTGGCAAAGGTCCGCGTGTCTATCAAATCTCCATGCCACATCAAGCACCCGCTCCTCGTCAGCTCATTTGCGCTTGCGTAAGCCGTACAGTTACAATCATTTAAACATGCTTGTGCGCATGCTTCCAAACTCATACTCAAATCCGCACTTGCCATTGACGTATCCGGGACCTTCACGCGTGACACCGTCACAAATCCCTCTCCACTACGACACATGGCGTTAGGCCTCTTCCTAATGCACCCACCTGACGGATTACTCAATAACCAACTCTGGTTCGATCGTGGTTCGAACCCAGGCAAGCACTTGCAATAGAACTGCTCCGTGTCGTACTGGTCACAGTTTGTGTTTGGATCGCATCGATTGTAGGTATCGCACCACTCAGTGGGAGCCCACCAATAATCGATCCATTTATTATCTTGCTCGCTCCACGTGGACCGATGCAACAAACCGGATTCGTCTAGAGTCATGCTCGTTAAAACCGTGTCAGTCGTGACGCCATCCATTATGGAAATCTCTTGTGTGTTGTCGATGTAGGTTGTGTTGAATATAAACGATCTTCTCATTTCAGGTACTCCAGACCATTTCTCCCCTGTCCACGATCCTACTCGCCATCGCGGGACATTCCCATTGTACAAAATTAGTTGGGGATACCCAGTCGGGTCTATCTTGCAACTGAAATTTCCTGTTCCTGGATCGTCGAGCGCTTTCCATGAAGTTAGGAACCAGCTGAACCCGGTCTGCCGGTTCAACCCCAATTTCATGTATGGAAGAAAGACATGAGATGGATAATCGAAGCTTTGCCATATAACCTTTTGGCTGTGTCGTTCAATCAAAGCGAGATTTCCAGTATTCTGAAGCTCAATGGACACGTCGTCGTTTGATTGGATGGTAGTGTTAGTAGACCAAAGAGATATGGTTTGTGAGGGGGTGAAAAGAACGACGTTTCCATGGGGGTCGAGGGCGAAGGTTCCTGAGGTGTGGTTAAGGGGTTGGTTTCTATTGGCAACCCAAACGAGGGTTAGTTGAGGAATTTGACTGTACCAAATTCCGACATATCGGGGAGTGGTGGAATTGTTGAGACTGAAGAATCCAAGAGTGAAATTCTTGTTGGTGGATACCAAGTGATCTCCATCTTTGATGATTTGAATTGTAGAATTTGAAGTATCAATTGCAATGCTAAAACGGGTTCCAACAAAAATGaccaaaaacaatgaaatgaagaagacGGCGGGTTTAGGAGGAAGAGGATTCAtgattcatttcattttgggTATGGAAACAATTAAGAGCTAAGACTAAAAGggtttattcttattcttattattttattgttcttgTTATTGATATTAATGTTTATCATTAGCGAGGACaaataagattgaaaaataattaaggcaTTCAACGTGAAAATGGGTAAGTTGGACTATGCCATTGTTGAGTTCTCTAGAAAAGGAtggtatatttaaatataaataatttttttataaaaaaaaaactatttaagaaataaaactttacCAAATGGTGAATAGTGGTTAGAGAGCAAAATTAGTTGCAATATGATTATAGTAAACAGTGgaattaatatcaattttgtttacaAAAGTTGGAGGATGATAAATTAagaatacaatatttaaaagatgTCTTCCAAGATAGGTTACTTTTAGTATATgaaatgtgtgtatataaGTATTGTATTCatgtgtatcaagtgtataaagtgtatttgttcatttttgatattttatagaCTATATTTATTCCTAACTTtgtcattttttctaaagtaGGAAGTTTGAACTATAAATctaatctttaaaatttaccTTCTCAAATATGTAAGAAACCTTATTTTAATAgacaatattttgatttaaaattcgtattttttttattgtttttaaatacaataaaataatctaaaatattttataaatatagcaatatttcACAATCTATCTACCATAGATAGTGACTAACTGTTATATTTGCACATATAGCTAATagtcttttgttaatatattgTTCAATCCAACAATATTTATACctattttcaactattttgttatttataattttaaaaaaccatcCTAACTATACAccatataaaaaattttaaaaaattgttgtataaAGTGTAGTGGAttgatttttccaaaaaaaattgttaatcagatttatgtttttctttaaaaaaacattaaggATTGCTGCTGAAATGGGGAAGCACacaaatattattgtaatttagtTACTAAACAATAGATGAATCGACGTGCCTGCTTCAAAACGGCATTACCTAATTGGCCCTTTCACTTGAATCTCTACGCTTTTTCTgaatccaattttaaattatgttggTAATTAACCCATAACCAtctttactatataaattgatgtttattttatttcatgtgATGtgactattttaatttttaatatgcaCCATTTTGTAAACAATGGTTGACTATATgggtttttaaattgatatatatacttaaaataaatagtagGCTTCTCTTATTGCACCTGTCGTTTAGTGAATCACCCTATAAATGATCTGTCtattaattttatacaaaaattgtTCCACACAAGTCCACACGCACCCtaataaagtaatatatatagtactcAGAAAACTAATTATGAAACCATCTTATATAATGCAAGTcggaataattaaattaattgtactaaaaaaattacattaattatgtTATGATTTCAGATATTAAACTTTCTATTTAGGCCCTTGATGGGTATTATACATGGGTCTATTCAGGTTGTTTCAATTAGTTCAAATGGTACGATCAATTTCATAACTTATTGATTTGGACTATATTTGGTggtgattttgaaatagataaaataatttttgtcatatttcaaGTCATTATACGAAAGTCGGTTTAGAGTTTAAACATTActtttaataatcaaaattgattttgaattactAAACTTCTCTTTCCTTATACTTATTTTGAGATGCTTATGAATATGATAACGTAATTTTGGAGTCGAGCATAGATGGCCCGACACAAACTTGTTAGGTAAAAGAAGACTGTACAAAATTGATTATCTAAATCATGTTCACTACATCTTATCTTGTGGGGGTAAAATAAATGCAATAACACAAGCTTGAATCTTCTGTTGAGTTTCATATACAATATCATGtacatcttttaattttgatagatCAACTTTCAtgtccaatttttcattttattccaatagaaaaaaataaaatatgttaagATTTTGATTGGTTGTAAAACTATTCTTTTAGTTGTTTCCTTGTTGTCTTGGTcatagattttttatattatagcTCAATGATGGTCTTTCCATACTGGTAGTTGGATCTCTTTCTTATTAGGTTGTATGCTTTTTTCTCGTAAAGGTTAGGTAGAAAAGTTCCTAACCTAGTGTGTGTGCGGCCGTACAAATCTTGGTGTTCATGATCTATGCGTGTGCTCACAAAGAGACACTGTTCTACTCTATGAAGACTGTTTGTTGTTAACATGTTGAATATTGATtgagaaattgaattataatgATTAGGGGAGCCTAATTACACTATAGTGGTGGAGTTGAATAATCCAAGAAAGCCTGGGGTTAGCAAGAAGAATCAAATCGAGTATTAACAACTACTTAGATGAAGCTTAAGTGATCGTCTAGAGCCTAATCTTGCCGTTTATTAAGATTgtctattaaaaataaattgaatactTGTAATCCAATTTATATATTCTAGTGTGAACATTCTTCTCAATTTATACACGTAGGTGTATTTTACCGAACTACGTTACCAAGTCTCTTGtgttattttctctcttctctctatAATGCATGTGTTAATTGTCTTGTTATAACATTAGATCCAACAACTAAGTGGCTATGGAGGTATCACAATGAACCAACGGCTCTATGAAGGACTTTTTGGTTGAtgtcaaatattcaaatactCCTATGGATGATATCCCCACTGTTGCAAAACACAGTAGTCTCGATGCTCCTTGGAGATCTATTTGCAAAGGTTTGGATTGGTT
This genomic interval carries:
- the LOC105435148 gene encoding uncharacterized protein LOC105435148 isoform X1, producing the protein MADEYPAGSLFSPAVTNTSPCSVGNSTFLIDSTITSASNWNQSFLGWNDEQRVDTTVVVDSMTVTKLNYDDQEITCGSEEQQNPNMFFKSTDDDHHSLFLMEQPYNIQTATNLYHDVVTTTTSQVLPMAFPFEAISIGYTPTLLPCSSLDQPTQFLANNRTINNCCSLTNPDELLSCHPMFQTQLLHPPPLNFSNGIIPKCPTKLMGCDEVVEDWSRVERENESKEIAIIKRPRSDNLPSPLPTFKVRKEKLGDKITALQQLVSPFGKTDTASVLHEAIEYIKFLHNQIRVLSTPYMEIGDQNQEPKIISEEELKNTNENMKEDLRSRGLCLVTIPSTVALANGNILNFWSPTFGGTFR
- the LOC105435148 gene encoding uncharacterized protein LOC105435148 isoform X2, producing MADEYPAGSLFSPAVTNTSPCSVGNSTFLIDSTITSASNWNQSFLGWNDEQRVDTTVVVDSMTVTKLNYDDQEITCGSEEQQNPNMFFKSTDDDHHSLFLMEQPYNIQTATNLYHDVVTTTTSQVLPMAFPFEAISIGYTPTLLPCSSLDQPTQFLANNRTINNCCSLTNPDELLSCHPMFQTQLLHPPPLNFSNGIIPKCPTKVRKEKLGDKITALQQLVSPFGKTDTASVLHEAIEYIKFLHNQIRVLSTPYMEIGDQNQEPKIISEEELKNTNENMKEDLRSRGLCLVTIPSTVALANGNILNFWSPTFGGTFR
- the LOC101213778 gene encoding G-type lectin S-receptor-like serine/threonine-protein kinase At1g11410 isoform X1 translates to MNPLPPKPAVFFISLFLVIFVGTRFSIAIDTSNSTIQIIKDGDHLVSTNKNFTLGFFSLNNSTTPRYVGIWYSQIPQLTLVWVANRNQPLNHTSGTFALDPHGNVVLFTPSQTISLWSTNTTIQSNDDVSIELQNTGNLALIERHSQKVIWQSFDYPSHVFLPYMKLGLNRQTGFSWFLTSWKALDDPGTGNFSCKIDPTGYPQLILYNGNVPRWRVGSWTGEKWSGVPEMRRSFIFNTTYIDNTQEISIMDGVTTDTVLTSMTLDESGLLHRSTWSEQDNKWIDYWWAPTEWCDTYNRCDPNTNCDQYDTEQFYCKCLPGFEPRSNQSWLLSNPSGGCIRKRPNAMCRSGEGFVTVSRVKVPDTSMASADLSMSLEACAQACLNDCNCTAYASANELTRSGCLMWHGDLIDTRTFANTGQDLHVRVDAIELAQYTQNSNRPSTKKVIVIVVVSVVALVLLVTSLIYLWKLARKRRERSTSLSYDLGNTLNPNEFDESRTNSDLPIYDFLTIAKATDAFSLNNKLGKGGFGAVYKGKLTNGAEIAVKRLAKNSGQGVGEFKNEVNLIAKLQHRNLVKILGYCVKNEEKMIVYEYLPNKSLDTFIFDDSKRALLDWKKRFEIVRGIARGMLYLHQDSRLKIIHRDLKTSNILLDVDLNPKIADFGLARIFGQDQIQANTDRIVGTYGYMSPEYAMDGLFSVKSDVYSFGVLVLEIITGKKNTSYVSNYVNLIGQVWELWKLDNAMELVDSSLEGSSFEYEITRCLQIGLLCVQEDPTDRPTMSTVVFMLENEANLPCPKKPAFILKRKISEGDPSTSTKSSTEGVNSVNDLTISVLAAR
- the LOC101213778 gene encoding G-type lectin S-receptor-like serine/threonine-protein kinase RKS1 isoform X2 translates to MNPLPPKPAVFFISLFLVIFVGTRFSIAIDTSNSTIQIIKDGDHLVSTNKNFTLGFFSLNNSTTPRYVGIWYSQIPQLTLVWVANRNQPLNHTSGTFALDPHGNVVLFTPSQTISLWSTNTTIQSNDDVSIELQNTGNLALIERHSQKVIWQSFDYPSHVFLPYMKLGLNRQTGFSWFLTSWKALDDPGTGNFSCKIDPTGYPQLILYNGNVPRWRVGSWTGEKWSGVPEMRRSFIFNTTYIDNTQEISIMDGVTTDTVLTSMTLDESGLLHRSTWSEQDNKWIDYWWAPTEWCDTYNRCDPNTNCDQYDTEQFYCKCLPGFEPRSNQSWLLSNPSGGCIRKRPNAMCRSGEGFVTVSRVKVPDTSMASADLSMSLEACAQACLNDCNCTAYASANELTRSGCLMWHGDLIDTRTFANTGQDLHVRVDAIELAQYTQNSNRPSTKKVIVIVVVSVVALVLLVTSLIYLWKLARKRRERSTSLSYDLGNTLNPNEFDESRTNSDLPIYDFLTIAKATDAFSLNNKLGKGGFGAVYKGKLTNGAEIAVKRLAKNSGQGVGEFKNEVNLIAKLQHRNLVKILGYCVKNEEKMIVYEYLPNKSLDTFIFDDSKRALLDWKKRFEIVRGIARGMLYLHQDSRLKIIHRDLKTSNILLDVDLNPKIADFGLARIFGQDQIQANTDRIVGT